A genomic window from Terriglobia bacterium includes:
- a CDS encoding DUF4337 domain-containing protein: MEHEMHHEGGHESDPAGQRIGIMAAVIGVFLAVVTIQSHRSHTQAVIVRTEANDQWSFYQAKKIKGHNLELGRDLLSNLPLTEKSAALIERYKIEMERYAEEAKEIQKEAQTKEKECVLAEKQALRFDLGEGFLELGLVLCSLYFISKKKLFPVLGVISATSGVAVSITGFLLH; the protein is encoded by the coding sequence GTGGAACACGAGATGCATCACGAAGGCGGACATGAGTCGGATCCGGCCGGGCAAAGGATCGGCATCATGGCCGCGGTCATCGGCGTGTTTCTCGCCGTGGTTACCATCCAGTCCCACCGCTCGCATACCCAGGCGGTGATCGTGCGCACCGAAGCCAACGACCAGTGGTCCTTCTATCAGGCCAAGAAGATCAAAGGTCACAACCTCGAGCTCGGGCGCGACCTCCTCAGCAACCTTCCGCTCACCGAGAAATCCGCCGCCCTCATCGAGCGCTACAAGATCGAAATGGAGCGCTACGCCGAAGAAGCCAAGGAGATCCAGAAAGAGGCGCAGACGAAGGAAAAAGAATGCGTGCTGGCGGAAAAGCAGGCCCTGCGCTTCGACCTCGGCGAGGGCTTTCTCGAGCTCGGCCTCGTGCTCTGTTCGCTGTACTTCATTTCCAAGAAGAAGCTTTTTCCCGTGCTCGGAGTCATTTCCGCCACCTCGGGCGTAGCTGTCTCGATCACCGGATTCCTGTTGCACTAG
- a CDS encoding amino acid permease, which yields MSTLIRTLRLRDLLLLFVGSVIGSGIFLTPGIILRQVDRSVGAAMLVWIIGGILSLLGALTYAELAATNPSAGGLYCFIRDGFGRPLAFLYGWCLFLVIASGSVAALARAFSRYLAEVIPLSSGGTTAAAVLMIGVVTAVNVWGTRKSSDLQNWTTLIKVLIIVILSAVLLSLGHHAADLPPALVSHQHGFSLLSSFGLAMITVLWAYEGWQFGTYSAGEVLDPQKSFPRAFLSGSLVLSGLYLIAVLAYLVALGPAAAAASDTIAATSIAAVLGPWAGRIVALTILISTFSAANSVILTAPRVFFAMAQDNLFFKKLAVVHPKFRTPAAAVISLGVWSALLACAGKFTELIGGVIFIGWIFYGLGAASIFPLRRANGAKAIPYRVPFYPWTPLLFVIVAAALVGNAVYVALRDPQGFANIAIAIGLFALGLPAYFFWHKRAA from the coding sequence ATGAGCACACTGATTCGTACCTTACGGCTGCGCGACCTCCTCCTGCTGTTCGTCGGATCGGTCATCGGCTCCGGCATCTTCCTCACCCCCGGCATCATTCTCCGCCAGGTGGACCGCTCCGTCGGCGCCGCCATGCTGGTGTGGATCATCGGCGGCATCCTTTCGCTGCTCGGCGCGCTCACCTATGCCGAGCTGGCGGCCACGAATCCCTCCGCCGGCGGCCTTTACTGCTTCATCCGCGACGGCTTTGGCCGCCCCCTGGCCTTTCTCTACGGCTGGTGCCTCTTCCTGGTCATTGCCAGCGGCTCGGTGGCCGCGCTGGCCCGGGCCTTCAGCCGCTACCTCGCCGAAGTCATTCCCCTCTCCAGCGGCGGCACCACCGCTGCCGCCGTCCTGATGATCGGGGTGGTCACCGCGGTCAACGTCTGGGGCACGCGAAAAAGTTCCGACCTGCAGAACTGGACCACGCTCATCAAGGTGCTGATCATCGTCATCCTGAGCGCCGTGCTGCTCTCCCTGGGCCACCATGCCGCGGATCTACCCCCGGCGCTCGTTTCCCACCAGCACGGCTTCTCGCTGCTCTCCAGCTTCGGCCTGGCCATGATTACCGTCCTGTGGGCCTACGAAGGCTGGCAGTTCGGCACTTACAGCGCAGGCGAAGTCCTGGATCCGCAGAAAAGTTTTCCCCGCGCGTTTCTCTCCGGCTCGCTCGTTCTCTCCGGCCTCTATCTGATTGCCGTGCTCGCCTATCTCGTCGCGCTGGGCCCCGCCGCGGCGGCCGCCAGCGACACCATCGCCGCCACGTCCATCGCCGCCGTCCTCGGCCCCTGGGCCGGCCGCATCGTGGCCCTCACCATCCTGATTTCCACCTTCAGCGCCGCCAACAGCGTTATCCTCACCGCCCCGCGCGTCTTCTTCGCCATGGCCCAGGACAATCTGTTCTTCAAGAAGCTCGCCGTGGTGCACCCCAAGTTCCGCACCCCCGCCGCCGCGGTCATCAGCCTGGGTGTGTGGTCGGCCCTGCTGGCCTGCGCGGGAAAATTCACCGAGCTGATCGGCGGGGTCATCTTCATCGGCTGGATCTTCTACGGCCTGGGCGCCGCCAGCATCTTCCCGTTGCGCCGCGCCAACGGCGCCAAAGCCATTCCCTACCGCGTCCCCTTCTATCCCTGGACGCCGCTGCTCTTTGTGATTGTCGCCGCCGCCCTGGTCGGCAACGCCGTCTACGTCGCGCTGCGCGATCCCCAGGGCTTCGCCAACATCGCCATCGCCATCGGACTTTTCGCCCTCGGTCTCCCCGCCTACTTCTTCTGGCACAAACGCGCGGCCTGA
- a CDS encoding nitroreductase family protein, with protein MENPATNDFPIHELLRRRWSPRAFADKRVPAAELCSLFEAARWALSCFNDQPWAYLVATKEYPEEYQRMLSILIEWNQAWAAAAPVLALSVARTSFHHNGKPNRHALHDVGAASTSLALEATARGLFIHQMGGFDADKARATFHIPDGWEPVAAIAIGYAGDPASLPENLRQRELEPRSRKPLSEFVMSGTWGNISPLVPSGKKG; from the coding sequence ATGGAAAACCCGGCAACGAACGATTTCCCCATCCACGAACTGCTGCGGCGCCGCTGGAGCCCCCGGGCCTTCGCGGACAAGCGCGTCCCGGCCGCGGAGCTTTGCAGCCTGTTCGAAGCGGCGCGGTGGGCGCTCTCCTGCTTCAACGACCAGCCCTGGGCCTATCTCGTCGCCACCAAAGAGTACCCGGAAGAATACCAGCGCATGCTCTCCATCCTGATAGAGTGGAACCAGGCCTGGGCCGCTGCGGCGCCGGTCCTCGCGCTCTCCGTCGCGCGCACCAGCTTCCACCACAACGGCAAGCCCAACCGTCACGCCCTGCATGACGTGGGCGCGGCCAGCACCAGCCTGGCCCTGGAAGCCACCGCCCGCGGGCTTTTCATCCACCAGATGGGCGGATTCGACGCCGATAAAGCCCGCGCAACGTTCCATATCCCGGACGGCTGGGAACCCGTCGCCGCCATCGCCATCGGCTATGCTGGCGACCCCGCTTCCCTGCCGGAAAACCTGCGCCAGCGCGAACTGGAGCCGCGGAGCCGCAAGCCCCTTTCCGAGTTCGTCATGTCGGGCACGTGGGGAAACATCTCCCCGCTCGTTCCCAGCGGGAAGAAAGGGTAA
- a CDS encoding histidine kinase: MKDQLEGLVSQMVEHGILFEEAVGEFEKRFIKHVLEHAKGNQCRAAQILGIHRNTLSRKIGEYKLDPRRRTR; this comes from the coding sequence GTGAAAGACCAATTGGAAGGGCTCGTCAGCCAAATGGTGGAGCACGGCATCCTGTTCGAGGAAGCCGTCGGGGAATTCGAAAAGCGCTTTATCAAGCACGTCCTCGAACACGCCAAAGGCAATCAGTGCCGCGCCGCGCAGATACTGGGGATTCACCGCAACACCCTCAGCCGGAAAATCGGCGAATACAAGCTGGACCCGCGCCGCCGCACACGCTGA
- the priA gene encoding primosomal protein N', whose translation MSELYCDVALPVPLASLFTYAVPREMAETVRVGSRVLVPFRRRTFVGVVVALGTQPPATAQMRPITQLLDLLPALPPSLMELGQWITSYYLAPPGEVFRAMLPPVTELRSRQELRLTRAGRAAIAEGPEGGLSADELDTLQEVERGEKRAGFAVLPKQEEKKTLAARLLRRGLLQLQEGLVGTKRRLQRVIAWKSGAAESLTHLAEKEERIRQILEVERGPLPLPVLLRVAHVTRAVIERLVKQGLLESWEEPIDPGEDPFDAGFTPPAHELNEGQAAAAAAIRARLDAGEFGVSLLFGVTGSGKTEVYLRCVQETLARGKTAIVLVPEIALTLWIGRLCRSWFGARFEGVAVLHSALSDTERAREWWRVRNGEARVVVGTRSAVFAPLENLGLLIVDEEQEGSYKQEETPRYHGRDVAIVRAQREKAAVLLGSATPSLESFHHARSGKYQLLRLGGRVENRPMAPVEIVDLRDDFRESHNTSPISGGLRRGIEECLAAKTQALILINRRGYSWFVLCRSCGLSVQCANCSISLTYHKQRNRLECHYCGAMQPVPKKCPKCASQYLHYFGEGSEQLEERLRKEFPGARVGRLDRDTARTKRQYQETLAAFAGGALDILVGTQMLAKGHDFQRVTLVGVVSADSTLSLPDFRAAERAFQLLTQVAGRAGRGELPGRVLVQTFYPEHYAIRDAAQQDYEAFFERELHFRRMMGYPPFTALANILVRDTSLENAIRWSRKLGEFFAPHDGQGVKVLGPAAAPLARIKKEHRFQFLLKSPKRSLLTNLLQQTLAFCAAQEIPRTAVLVDMDPLSLL comes from the coding sequence ATGAGCGAACTGTACTGCGATGTGGCGTTGCCGGTGCCGCTGGCCTCCCTCTTCACCTATGCCGTGCCGCGGGAGATGGCGGAGACCGTGCGCGTGGGTAGCCGGGTGCTGGTGCCCTTCCGGCGGCGCACCTTCGTGGGCGTGGTGGTGGCGCTGGGTACGCAGCCACCGGCCACGGCGCAGATGCGGCCCATCACCCAGCTGCTCGATCTCCTGCCGGCGCTGCCTCCCTCCCTGATGGAACTCGGCCAGTGGATCACCAGCTACTACCTCGCTCCCCCGGGCGAAGTCTTTCGCGCCATGCTCCCGCCGGTGACGGAACTGCGCTCGCGGCAGGAGCTGCGGCTCACGCGGGCGGGGCGCGCGGCAATTGCCGAAGGCCCAGAGGGCGGCCTCTCCGCGGACGAACTGGACACGTTGCAGGAAGTGGAGCGCGGGGAGAAGCGCGCGGGATTTGCCGTGCTGCCGAAGCAGGAAGAGAAGAAAACGCTGGCCGCCCGGCTGCTGCGCCGCGGCCTGCTGCAATTGCAGGAAGGCCTGGTCGGGACGAAACGCCGGCTGCAGCGCGTGATCGCCTGGAAGAGCGGGGCAGCGGAGAGTCTGACGCACCTGGCGGAAAAAGAGGAGCGCATCCGGCAGATACTGGAAGTGGAGCGCGGGCCGCTGCCGCTGCCGGTGCTGTTGCGCGTGGCGCACGTGACGCGCGCGGTGATCGAGCGCCTGGTGAAGCAGGGGTTGCTCGAGAGCTGGGAAGAGCCCATCGATCCGGGCGAAGATCCCTTCGATGCGGGCTTCACACCCCCGGCCCACGAGCTCAACGAAGGGCAGGCGGCGGCGGCCGCGGCGATTCGCGCGCGGCTGGATGCGGGGGAATTCGGCGTGAGCCTGCTCTTCGGCGTCACCGGCAGCGGGAAGACGGAAGTGTACCTGCGCTGCGTGCAGGAGACGCTGGCGCGGGGCAAGACGGCCATCGTCCTGGTGCCGGAGATTGCGCTGACGCTGTGGATCGGGCGGCTGTGCCGCTCGTGGTTCGGGGCGCGCTTCGAAGGCGTGGCCGTGCTGCATTCGGCGCTGAGCGACACCGAGCGCGCCCGCGAATGGTGGCGGGTGCGCAATGGCGAGGCCCGCGTGGTGGTGGGGACGCGCTCGGCGGTCTTCGCGCCGCTGGAAAACCTGGGCCTGCTCATCGTCGATGAGGAGCAGGAGGGCAGCTACAAGCAGGAAGAGACGCCGCGCTATCACGGGCGCGATGTGGCCATCGTGCGCGCCCAGCGGGAGAAGGCCGCGGTGCTGCTGGGTTCGGCCACGCCGTCGCTCGAAAGCTTTCACCACGCGCGCTCGGGAAAGTACCAGTTGCTGCGCCTGGGCGGCCGCGTGGAAAACCGCCCCATGGCGCCGGTGGAGATCGTGGACCTGCGCGACGACTTCCGCGAATCGCACAACACCAGTCCGATCTCGGGCGGGCTGCGGCGCGGCATCGAAGAGTGCCTGGCGGCGAAGACCCAGGCGCTGATCCTCATCAACCGCCGGGGCTATTCCTGGTTCGTGCTGTGCCGGAGTTGCGGGCTTTCGGTGCAGTGCGCGAACTGCAGCATCTCGCTTACCTATCACAAGCAGCGCAACCGCCTGGAGTGCCACTACTGCGGCGCCATGCAGCCCGTGCCGAAGAAGTGCCCGAAGTGCGCGTCGCAGTACCTGCACTATTTCGGGGAAGGCTCGGAGCAGCTGGAAGAACGCCTGCGCAAGGAGTTTCCCGGGGCGCGCGTGGGGCGGCTGGACCGCGACACGGCGCGCACCAAGCGCCAGTATCAGGAGACCCTGGCGGCGTTCGCCGGCGGCGCGCTGGATATTCTGGTGGGCACGCAGATGCTGGCCAAAGGGCACGACTTCCAGCGCGTGACGCTGGTCGGCGTGGTCTCCGCGGACTCCACCCTGAGCCTGCCGGACTTCCGCGCCGCCGAGCGCGCCTTTCAACTGCTGACGCAGGTGGCGGGCCGCGCGGGGCGCGGCGAGTTGCCCGGCCGCGTGCTGGTGCAGACCTTCTATCCTGAGCACTACGCGATCCGCGACGCCGCGCAGCAGGACTACGAGGCGTTCTTCGAGCGCGAGCTGCACTTCCGCCGCATGATGGGCTATCCGCCCTTCACCGCGCTGGCCAATATCCTCGTGCGCGACACCTCCTTGGAAAATGCCATCCGCTGGTCGCGCAAGCTCGGCGAGTTCTTCGCGCCGCACGACGGCCAGGGCGTGAAGGTGCTGGGGCCGGCGGCCGCGCCGCTGGCGCGCATTAAGAAGGAGCACCGCTTTCAGTTTCTGCTGAAGTCGCCGAAGCGTTCGCTGCTGACCAACCTCCTGCAGCAGACCCTGGCCTTCTGCGCGGCGCAGGAGATTCCGCGCACCGCCGTGCTGGTGGATATGGATCCGCTGAGTCTGTTGTAG
- a CDS encoding SDR family NAD(P)-dependent oxidoreductase codes for MMRTIHASGSGPLSGEVALVTGGSRGIGRAIALRLASLGAAVAVCGRDAAALQSSEAALRATGVPAFSCIADVTRAADTERLAAESQAALGPVSILVNNAGLGLFGPAHERSEEEWDRILDTNLKGVFLVSRAVVPTMIARRKGHILNISSLAGKNTFANGGLYCASKWGLQGLSGCMAEDLREYGIRVSTVCPGSVATEFSPRTDRDRTKLLQAEDVAHVVEMLVTQGPQSFVSEVQMRPLHKP; via the coding sequence ATGATGCGCACTATACACGCTTCCGGCTCCGGCCCCCTTTCCGGAGAAGTTGCCCTGGTTACCGGCGGCAGCCGCGGCATCGGTCGGGCCATCGCCTTGCGCTTGGCATCGCTGGGCGCTGCCGTGGCCGTCTGCGGGCGGGACGCCGCCGCGTTGCAGTCCAGCGAAGCGGCCCTGCGCGCCACTGGCGTTCCTGCTTTCTCGTGCATCGCCGACGTCACCCGCGCCGCGGACACCGAACGCCTCGCCGCCGAAAGCCAGGCCGCCCTCGGCCCCGTCAGCATCCTGGTCAACAACGCCGGCCTCGGTCTCTTCGGCCCGGCACACGAGCGCAGCGAAGAGGAGTGGGACCGCATCCTGGACACCAACCTCAAAGGCGTCTTCCTGGTCTCCCGCGCAGTGGTCCCCACGATGATCGCCCGCCGCAAAGGGCACATCCTCAACATCAGCTCGCTCGCCGGGAAAAATACCTTTGCCAACGGAGGCTTGTACTGCGCCTCCAAGTGGGGCCTGCAGGGGCTCTCCGGGTGCATGGCCGAAGACCTGCGCGAGTACGGCATCCGCGTGAGCACCGTCTGCCCGGGCAGCGTGGCCACGGAGTTCTCCCCGCGGACCGACCGGGACCGGACCAAACTGCTGCAGGCGGAGGACGTGGCGCACGTGGTGGAGATGCTGGTGACGCAGGGCCCGCAAAGCTTCGTGAGCGAAGTGCAGATGCGCCCGCTGCACAAACCGTAG
- a CDS encoding DedA family protein/thiosulfate sulfurtransferase GlpE yields MHGPLEFLLKHGSLVLFVWVFAEQLGLPLPAIPLLLAAGALAGAGRLSLAVSLITAVCGALLADVLWYELGRRRGNRVLQWLCRISLEPDSCVRRTEGVFARHGARSLLVAKFLPGLSTVAPPLAGIFGMQPARFLLFDAAGALFWAGSFLGLGYAFSGQLESVAERALSLGGALLVLLAGALAAYIGWKFIARQRFLRELRIARITPEELKEKLEAGEEMVIVDLRHALDFDAAPETIPGALHMDAQELQERNERLPRDREVILYCTUPNEATSARVALLLKKQGIARIRPLQGGLGAWRARGYPLSSAGRSSPAERSPQG; encoded by the coding sequence ATGCACGGCCCGCTCGAATTTCTACTGAAACACGGCTCGCTGGTTCTCTTCGTCTGGGTCTTTGCCGAACAGCTCGGCCTGCCGCTGCCGGCGATCCCGCTGCTGCTGGCGGCGGGCGCGCTGGCCGGAGCGGGGCGCTTGAGTCTGGCAGTCTCGCTGATCACCGCGGTTTGCGGGGCGCTCCTCGCCGACGTGCTCTGGTACGAACTGGGCCGCCGCCGCGGGAATCGCGTCCTGCAGTGGCTCTGCCGCATTTCGCTCGAGCCCGATTCCTGCGTCCGCCGGACCGAAGGCGTCTTCGCCCGGCACGGCGCGCGCTCCCTGCTGGTGGCCAAATTCCTCCCGGGATTGAGCACCGTGGCTCCGCCCCTGGCCGGGATTTTCGGCATGCAGCCGGCGCGCTTTCTGCTTTTCGACGCGGCGGGCGCGCTATTCTGGGCCGGGAGCTTCCTGGGGCTGGGTTATGCTTTCAGCGGACAACTGGAAAGCGTTGCCGAGCGCGCACTCTCGCTGGGCGGGGCCTTGCTTGTTCTGCTGGCCGGCGCTCTGGCCGCCTACATTGGCTGGAAATTCATTGCCCGGCAGCGCTTCCTCCGCGAGCTGCGCATTGCGCGGATCACCCCCGAGGAATTGAAAGAAAAGCTCGAGGCCGGCGAAGAGATGGTGATCGTGGACCTGCGCCACGCCCTGGATTTCGACGCCGCTCCAGAAACGATTCCCGGCGCACTGCACATGGACGCGCAGGAACTGCAGGAGAGGAACGAACGGCTGCCGCGCGACCGCGAGGTCATCCTCTACTGTACTTGACCCAACGAAGCCACGAGCGCCCGTGTGGCGCTGCTCCTCAAGAAACAGGGCATCGCGCGCATCCGTCCGCTGCAGGGCGGGCTCGGCGCCTGGCGCGCGCGCGGCTATCCGCTCTCTTCCGCGGGGAGATCCTCCCCCGCGGAACGCTCGCCGCAAGGCTAG
- a CDS encoding MarR family transcriptional regulator, with protein sequence MDPRSPHTPLPREEEVFVSFQRAADWLLQGVERLLKPHGLSPAQYNVLRILRGAGPEGLSCREVAARMVTRDPDMTRLLDRLEKQGLLSRERRKDDRRVVTTRITPQGLELLQRLDQPLRELHRRQLRHIPAARLKTLAGLLEEVRARAPR encoded by the coding sequence ATGGACCCGCGCTCCCCGCACACGCCCCTGCCCCGCGAGGAAGAGGTCTTCGTCAGCTTCCAGCGCGCCGCCGACTGGCTGCTCCAGGGCGTCGAGCGCCTGCTCAAGCCGCACGGCCTCTCCCCGGCCCAGTACAACGTTCTGCGCATTCTGCGCGGCGCCGGCCCGGAGGGCCTCAGCTGCCGCGAAGTCGCCGCGCGCATGGTTACGCGCGATCCGGACATGACCCGCCTGCTTGACCGGCTCGAAAAGCAGGGGCTCCTTTCCCGGGAGCGCCGGAAAGACGACCGGCGCGTAGTGACCACCCGGATAACGCCGCAGGGCCTGGAGCTCCTCCAGCGGCTGGACCAGCCGCTGCGCGAGCTGCACCGCCGCCAGCTACGGCACATCCCCGCAGCGCGTCTGAAAACCCTTGCCGGGCTGCTCGAGGAAGTGCGCGCTCGCGCGCCGCGATAG
- a CDS encoding integration host factor subunit beta — MIKLDIVNAVVTRTNISRTKAEQAVETIFEALKSALGRGQRIELRRFGVFSVKPRKTGIGRNPRTGEEVSIPPGKAVRFKPGKELQGI; from the coding sequence GTGATCAAGCTGGACATCGTCAACGCCGTCGTGACCCGCACGAATATCAGCCGCACCAAGGCCGAACAGGCCGTGGAAACCATCTTTGAGGCGCTCAAGAGCGCCCTGGGCCGCGGCCAGCGCATCGAGCTGCGCCGCTTCGGCGTCTTCAGCGTCAAGCCGCGCAAGACCGGCATCGGGCGCAACCCCCGCACCGGGGAAGAAGTGAGCATCCCCCCGGGCAAGGCCGTGCGCTTCAAGCCCGGCAAAGAACTGCAAGGCATCTAA
- a CDS encoding phosphoribosylaminoimidazolesuccinocarboxamide synthase, whose amino-acid sequence MATAPAQRVLRETHFPGLTPVARGKVRDIYDLGERLLIVATDRLSAFDVILPTGIPDKGRVLTQLSLFWFNLLRDVTPNHVLSGTELPPPFDAFRADLAGRTMLVRKTKPLPIECVVRGYLSGSGWKDYQASGELCGIPLPAGLRESDRLPEPIFTPATKAVSGHDENIPFAQAAALVGATLAERVRAISLEIYRRAAAYAEPRGIILADSKFEFGLLGNELIWIDEALTPDSSRFWPAAQYKPGGAQPSFDKQYVRDYLERIGWNKQAPGPELPDDVVAGTRAKYREAYRILTGRELD is encoded by the coding sequence GTGGCGACAGCTCCAGCACAACGCGTTCTCCGCGAGACCCACTTCCCGGGCCTCACGCCCGTAGCGCGCGGCAAGGTCCGCGACATCTACGATCTGGGCGAGCGCCTGCTCATCGTGGCCACGGACCGCCTCTCGGCCTTCGACGTCATTCTGCCCACCGGCATTCCGGACAAGGGGCGGGTCCTGACACAGCTTTCCCTGTTCTGGTTCAACCTGCTGCGCGATGTCACTCCCAATCACGTCCTCAGCGGCACCGAGCTTCCTCCGCCTTTCGACGCCTTCCGCGCCGATCTGGCGGGGCGCACCATGCTGGTGCGCAAGACCAAGCCGCTGCCGATCGAATGCGTCGTGCGCGGCTACCTCTCGGGTTCCGGCTGGAAGGATTACCAGGCCAGCGGCGAGCTCTGCGGCATCCCGCTGCCCGCCGGGTTGCGCGAATCCGACCGCCTGCCCGAGCCCATCTTCACCCCGGCCACCAAAGCCGTTTCCGGCCACGATGAAAATATCCCCTTCGCGCAGGCGGCGGCGCTGGTCGGCGCAACGCTGGCGGAGCGCGTGCGCGCTATCAGCCTGGAGATCTACCGGCGCGCCGCGGCCTACGCCGAGCCCCGCGGCATCATCCTCGCGGACAGCAAATTCGAATTCGGGCTGTTGGGCAACGAACTCATCTGGATCGACGAAGCGCTGACCCCGGACTCCTCGCGCTTCTGGCCAGCCGCGCAGTACAAGCCCGGCGGGGCGCAGCCCTCTTTCGACAAACAGTACGTGCGCGATTATCTCGAGCGTATCGGCTGGAACAAACAGGCCCCCGGCCCGGAACTACCCGACGACGTGGTGGCCGGCACACGGGCCAAATACCGCGAGGCGTACCGGATTCTGACCGGGCGCGAGCTGGACTAA
- the dcd gene encoding dCTP deaminase, protein MSVKPDRWIRRMALEHKMIEPFTDRQMREGVISYGVSSYGYDIRVADEFRIFTNVNSTIVDPKHFDPRSLVDFKGDVCIIPPNSFALARSIEYFRIPRNVLTLCVGKSTYARCGIIVNVTPFEPEWEGFVTLEISNTTPLPAKIYANEGLCQVVFFLSDEDCEVSYKDKKGKYQSQQGIVLPRL, encoded by the coding sequence ATGTCGGTCAAGCCGGATCGCTGGATTCGCCGCATGGCGTTGGAACACAAGATGATTGAGCCGTTCACGGACCGCCAGATGCGCGAAGGGGTGATCAGCTACGGCGTATCGTCCTACGGCTACGACATCCGCGTGGCCGACGAGTTCCGCATCTTCACCAACGTGAACTCCACCATCGTGGATCCCAAGCATTTCGATCCCCGCTCGCTGGTGGATTTCAAGGGCGACGTGTGCATCATCCCGCCGAATTCCTTCGCGCTGGCGCGCTCCATCGAATATTTCCGCATCCCGCGCAACGTCCTGACGCTATGCGTGGGCAAGTCCACCTACGCGCGCTGCGGGATCATCGTCAACGTCACGCCCTTTGAGCCGGAATGGGAGGGCTTCGTGACCCTGGAGATCAGCAACACCACGCCGCTGCCGGCCAAGATCTACGCCAATGAAGGACTCTGCCAGGTGGTCTTCTTCCTCTCCGACGAGGACTGCGAAGTCTCCTACAAGGACAAGAAAGGCAAATACCAGTCGCAACAGGGAATCGTCCTGCCGCGGCTGTAA